From a region of the Pseudomonas kermanshahensis genome:
- a CDS encoding dipeptidase, giving the protein MSPAELHADSIVIDGLIIAKWNRELFEDMRKGGLTAANCTVSVWEGFKATVDQIASSQKLIRDNSDLVMPVRTTADIRKAKELGKTGILFGFQNAHAFEDQIAYVDVFKQLGVGIVQMCYNTQNLVGTGCYERDGGLSGFGREIVAEMNRVGIMCDLSHVGSKTSEEVILESKKPVCYSHCLPSGLKEHPRNKSDEELKFIADHGGFVGVTMFAPFLAKGIDSTIDDYAEAIEYTMNIVGEDAIGIGTDFTQGHGQDFFEYLTHDKGYARRLTNFGKIINPLGIRTVGEFPNLTETLLKRGHSERVVRKIMGENWVNVLKDVWGE; this is encoded by the coding sequence ATGAGCCCAGCCGAATTACACGCCGACAGCATCGTCATTGACGGTTTGATCATTGCCAAATGGAACCGCGAGCTGTTCGAAGACATGCGCAAAGGCGGCCTGACTGCGGCCAACTGCACGGTGTCGGTCTGGGAAGGGTTCAAGGCCACGGTCGACCAGATCGCCTCCAGCCAGAAGCTGATCCGAGACAACAGCGACCTGGTCATGCCGGTGCGCACCACCGCCGACATCCGCAAGGCGAAAGAACTGGGCAAGACCGGCATCCTCTTCGGCTTCCAGAACGCTCACGCGTTCGAAGACCAGATCGCCTACGTGGACGTGTTCAAGCAGCTGGGCGTGGGCATCGTGCAGATGTGCTACAACACCCAGAACCTGGTCGGCACCGGCTGCTACGAGCGTGACGGCGGCCTGTCGGGCTTCGGCCGCGAGATCGTCGCCGAAATGAACCGCGTCGGCATCATGTGCGACTTGTCGCACGTGGGCTCCAAGACTTCTGAAGAAGTCATTCTCGAATCGAAGAAGCCGGTGTGCTACTCGCACTGCCTGCCGTCGGGGCTCAAGGAGCACCCGCGCAACAAGTCGGACGAAGAGCTGAAGTTCATCGCCGACCACGGCGGTTTCGTTGGCGTGACCATGTTTGCGCCGTTCCTGGCCAAGGGCATCGATTCGACCATCGACGACTACGCCGAAGCCATCGAATACACCATGAACATCGTTGGTGAAGACGCCATCGGCATCGGCACCGACTTCACCCAGGGCCACGGCCAGGACTTCTTCGAATACCTGACCCACGACAAGGGCTATGCCCGTCGCCTGACCAATTTCGGCAAGATCATCAACCCGCTGGGCATTCGCACCGTTGGCGAGTTCCCCAACCTCACCGAGACCTTGCTCAAGCGCGGCCACTCCGAGCGTGTGGTGCGCAAGATCATGGGCGAGAACTGGGTAAACGTCCTCAAGGATGTCTGGGGCGAGTAA
- a CDS encoding lysozyme inhibitor LprI family protein, with the protein MKSMAWLVLLAVVSGAQAGEEESTPCDNVETDQQTFECAVFNKQTAERELKSAYDDLLQRMREQYGDEAGLQSRIESAEKLWSQLRDADCKVETHAEQPGSKAYQAALNSCIAQRSDERSEYLRSLGPQNSEEPAPED; encoded by the coding sequence ATGAAATCAATGGCATGGCTGGTGCTGCTGGCCGTCGTGAGCGGGGCCCAGGCCGGTGAGGAAGAAAGCACGCCTTGCGACAATGTCGAGACCGACCAGCAGACGTTCGAGTGCGCGGTGTTCAACAAGCAGACCGCCGAGCGTGAGCTGAAGTCGGCCTATGACGACCTGCTTCAACGCATGCGCGAGCAGTATGGCGACGAAGCTGGCCTGCAGTCGCGAATCGAATCCGCCGAAAAACTCTGGAGCCAACTGCGCGATGCCGACTGCAAAGTCGAAACCCATGCCGAACAGCCAGGCAGCAAAGCCTACCAGGCTGCATTGAACAGCTGCATCGCCCAGCGCAGCGATGAGCGCTCGGAATACTTGCGCAGCCTAGGCCCACAAAACAGTGAAGAGCCGGCACCTGAAGACTGA